In Flavobacterium luteolum, the DNA window GATTCATTAATGGTAGATTCTGATCGATTGGATAAAGATGATAATCTTTTGTTTAGCCAATACTACAGATTGAAAGACGCGCTGAAAAAATATCGTAAAATTGAAACCGATAATCTATGGCAGAAAATTTCTATTGACAGTGCTAATTTTAAAGATCTAAGGCCAGACGATACAGCTATTGCCATAAAACAAATTAGAAATCGCTTGTATGTTGTAGGAGATTTAAAAAAAGATTCAGGAAGTGATATTTATGATGAAGAATTGATGGCGGGAGTTTTAAATTATAAAAAAAGATATAATCTAAAAACAAATTATGCCTTAACCAGAGATATAGTCAATCAGATGAATGAGCCAATTGGTAAGAGAATCAGAACCATTATGCTAAATATGGAAAGATGCAGATGGATTCCAACCAAGTTGGCTAAAGCAGAAGAATATGTTATGGTTAATATTCCTTCATTCAGGCTGTTTTATGTTAAAGACGGAAAATATGATCTAGTTTCGGACATTTTTGTTGGTAACAGACTTAGTGAAACAGTGATTTTTAGCGGAAATATGGACCGAATTGTTTTTAGTCCGTATTGGTACGTGCCAAACAGCATTATTCAAAATGAACTAAAACTTCAGATTGCAAATGATAAAAACTATCTGGAAGAACATAATATGGAATGGAATGGAGGTAAAGTAAGACAAAAACCTGGTCCTAAAAATTCTCTAGGATTAGTAAAATTTATGTTCCCGAATCCGAACGATATTTATATGCACGATACACCCGCAAAAAGTTTGTTTGAGTTTGAAAACCGTACTTTCAGTCACGGTTGTATAAATGTAAAAGAAGCCAAACAGCTTGCATTGCATATTTTAAAAGATGATCCAGATTGGCCAGCAGACAAAATTGAGAGTGCTATGAATGGCGGAAAAGAAACAACATGTATGCTTAAACGTAAAATTCCGGTTTATATAGGTTATTTTACATGCTGGGTTCAGGACAATGGAGAAGTTAATTTTTTCCCAGATGTATACGATCGTGACCAAAGTCTGGACAAGCTGATCTACAATGATTCTGTAACAATGAAAGACTAAAAACAGAAGCCCGACGGATTTTACTGAAATCTGTCGGGCTTCTTTAAAAAAAATGGTCTACAAGCTTATTCGTATTTTAGATACTTTAATACATCTATTCTAGTTACCTGAAATGCTTTTGTTAAAACAATCACTAATGTTAGGAACAAAAGTGAAATCAGGGCAATTACAAATGGAATGGTCGATATTCCAATTCTAAAAGCGAAATCCTCAAGCCATTTCTGTAATAATATATAAGCAGGAACAATTCCGATTGCAAATCCTATAAAACAGAAAACAATATATTGTTTCGATAATTCTTTTAAGAGTATATCTGTTTCAGCTCCTAATGTTTTTCGAATGGCGATTTCTTTCAATCTTCTCTCCATCGAAAATGATGCCAAAGCAAACAATCCGAACACAGCAATTATAATTACAACCAAATTTAGAATAAAAAATAGGTTTTTTTGCTTCACTTGCTGCTCATAAGTCCTTGCAAATCCTTTGTTAACAAATTCGTAATCAAACGGATAGTCTGGGTTTACATTTTTCTCCCAATATAATTTCAATTTATCTAACGTTTCTGTTAAATTATTTGGAGAAACCTTTACAAGCACACTACCAAAGTTATTCCATTTTAAAGTTTTAAGATTTATAAAAACCATTGGTGGAACTTTATTTTGTAATCCCGTCAAATTGAAATCTTTCACTACTCCAACAATTTTAAACTTTAAATTGTCGCCATTGTTGATGCTCCATCCCGAAGTTACAACGGTATTAATCGGATCTTTCAAGTTTAACATTTTAACCAACGTTTCATTCATAAGCATGCCGCTTATAGTGTCTGAAGCGTATTGAGGAGATAAATCGCGACCTTTAACTATTTTTATTTTCATCATATCTAGGAAACCAAAATCCATTTCAATGTTTTTTGGCTGTACGAAAATCCCATTGTGCTTAAATCCCGAACTTGAACCTGAATTACCTCCAAAGGCTCCTGCAAATGTAGTAACATCAACAACGCCCGGAATTTTTTTAATTTCTTGTTTTGAAACTAAATAATCATCAGTCCTTTTGAGTCTGTCTACAGTATTATAAGGAATAGAAATGACCTGATCACCACTAAAACCCAAATCTTTCTCCATCATATATTTTACCTGAGAATTAACAATTAGCGCTCCAATGATAAAGAATGCCGCGATTCCGAATTGAAAAATAAGCATCGAATTACGAATCCAGATACCACTTTTGCTACGAGAGAAATTGCCTTTTAAAACTTTTAGAGTTTCAAAGTTTGAGATATAAATGGCAGGGAAAATACCCGCAAGAACAATAACTAATCCAAAAATAAAAATGAGCTGCAGGTAGAATTCACTGCCATTCATAGTCAGTGTTTTGTTTAAAAAATTGTTGTAATACGGTAATGAAAGTTCTACAATTGCCAAAGCAAACAAAATAGATAATGTTACAATTATGGCAGTTTCAAAAATAAACTGAATAATAATCTGGTTTTTTGAAGCACCTACAATTTTGCGTACTCCAACTTCCTTTGCACGTTTTATAGCCGATGCTGTTGCTAAATTGATGTAGTTAACCAATGATAAAACTAAAATCAAAACAGATAAGCCAGCCATAATGTAAAGCAGTTTTAAATTCCCTACACCTTCAGGGTAATTTTGTCCGGCAGAACTTTTTGTTCCGTGTAATCGAGATGTTTTTAATTGATCTAAAATGACTTTTATTTCTCCGTTTTCTT includes these proteins:
- a CDS encoding ABC transporter permease; its protein translation is MIFNWFKIFIYHLKQSKLFSFLNVLGLSIGIAGVIFAILYWNNEHSYDQWNPEKENTYMVLNRLSNGDTWGSNSIPFGETCKASIPEIEKVCFFHTWYDEDIIKYQDQKLMTKDILSSDENFFDFFPFEIIKGAKSNILKEKNSVAISEEQALLIFKNEDPIGKSISYGNKNYTIKSVYRIIRPSSIEPSFVFSDVKREGDLDAWGNFNYGLLIKTKKNADISTVLKKMQNVYFVNRTVKDAKESGMTVAQYVKENGEIKVILDQLKTSRLHGTKSSAGQNYPEGVGNLKLLYIMAGLSVLILVLSLVNYINLATASAIKRAKEVGVRKIVGASKNQIIIQFIFETAIIVTLSILFALAIVELSLPYYNNFLNKTLTMNGSEFYLQLIFIFGLVIVLAGIFPAIYISNFETLKVLKGNFSRSKSGIWIRNSMLIFQFGIAAFFIIGALIVNSQVKYMMEKDLGFSGDQVISIPYNTVDRLKRTDDYLVSKQEIKKIPGVVDVTTFAGAFGGNSGSSSGFKHNGIFVQPKNIEMDFGFLDMMKIKIVKGRDLSPQYASDTISGMLMNETLVKMLNLKDPINTVVTSGWSINNGDNLKFKIVGVVKDFNLTGLQNKVPPMVFINLKTLKWNNFGSVLVKVSPNNLTETLDKLKLYWEKNVNPDYPFDYEFVNKGFARTYEQQVKQKNLFFILNLVVIIIAVFGLFALASFSMERRLKEIAIRKTLGAETDILLKELSKQYIVFCFIGFAIGIVPAYILLQKWLEDFAFRIGISTIPFVIALISLLFLTLVIVLTKAFQVTRIDVLKYLKYE
- a CDS encoding L,D-transpeptidase family protein, coding for MRNFTSSLIIVTVSFFAFSFNSFSNNAKSKADLTNRKVVAVISLDAASINAFFKKYPKLKKYQKDVEGIYKAKAYKSIWYDDKSITEFGSLLYQKVNVLKDQGIEEKMPYKEQIDEAFNESSSNKPSQLDTELLLTSMYVFYASNVYSGVDPATLKKIGWYLPAKSISYTHILDSLMVDSDRLDKDDNLLFSQYYRLKDALKKYRKIETDNLWQKISIDSANFKDLRPDDTAIAIKQIRNRLYVVGDLKKDSGSDIYDEELMAGVLNYKKRYNLKTNYALTRDIVNQMNEPIGKRIRTIMLNMERCRWIPTKLAKAEEYVMVNIPSFRLFYVKDGKYDLVSDIFVGNRLSETVIFSGNMDRIVFSPYWYVPNSIIQNELKLQIANDKNYLEEHNMEWNGGKVRQKPGPKNSLGLVKFMFPNPNDIYMHDTPAKSLFEFENRTFSHGCINVKEAKQLALHILKDDPDWPADKIESAMNGGKETTCMLKRKIPVYIGYFTCWVQDNGEVNFFPDVYDRDQSLDKLIYNDSVTMKD